One genomic region from Leifsonia poae encodes:
- a CDS encoding glycoside hydrolase family 31 protein — MIRHRPSGSGHPYSVDTEQRWPVLPEAASTAQLGVRASGTVTAVVCEFVWQADDGAEQTESLALERVATSSRGRTEDGGHLASAQARLARAVGGWQVATPELRFGGRYRYRFTAAHEGGRTERTRWFEFRAAEWRAGDAALATAGASRVLPGSVSVLHDGVRALRIRFALPLRDGEHVTGFGERFDALDHRGAELDSVVFEQYKNQGAERKTYLPMPFAHVVGGDGWGFHVRTSRRVWFDVGATDSGTLAVEAELDGEATEPEALAVAFYDGEPTAVLRSFLAETAEPTELPDWVFRLWASGNEWNTQAEVLRQAELHREHDIPVGSVVIEAWSDESTFTAFRDARAAVTADGGPHRLADFEFPEQGAWPDPRGMVDELHARDIRVHLWQIPLIKMRPHPRDQVAADAEAAIRENVLIREIAPEGSLRPYRNRGWWFPLGLMPDLTDVRAARWWTDKRRYLVEEVGIDGFKTDGGEHAWGGDLVYLDGRRGDEKNNTFPVAYAAAYGELLRSAGKAPVTFSRAGFTGSQAQGAFWAGDENSTWEAFRWSMLAGLSAAASGIVYWGWDLAGFSGDVPTAELYLRSAAAATFVPIMQYHSEFNHHRTPSHDRTPWNIAERSGDETVIPIFRRFAQLREKLVPYLSAQAALTVATARPLMRPLYFDHPDDPAVWSTQPQWMLGDDILVAPVLEPGAATWPVYLPAGEWVDAWTGGRHEGGATLTVETPLDRIPVFLRPAAAESLLGLFRD, encoded by the coding sequence ATGATCCGACACCGGCCCTCCGGCTCCGGCCACCCGTACTCCGTCGACACCGAGCAGCGCTGGCCGGTGCTCCCCGAGGCCGCTTCGACAGCTCAGCTGGGCGTGCGGGCGAGCGGAACCGTGACCGCGGTCGTCTGCGAGTTCGTCTGGCAGGCCGACGACGGCGCCGAACAGACCGAGAGCCTCGCGCTGGAGCGCGTCGCCACCTCCTCGCGCGGACGCACCGAAGACGGCGGGCACCTCGCCTCGGCCCAGGCACGCCTCGCACGCGCGGTCGGCGGGTGGCAGGTGGCCACTCCGGAGCTCCGGTTCGGCGGTCGCTACCGTTACCGCTTCACTGCGGCGCACGAGGGCGGTCGCACCGAACGCACGCGCTGGTTCGAGTTCCGTGCCGCCGAATGGCGGGCGGGGGATGCGGCGCTCGCCACGGCGGGCGCCTCCCGGGTGCTTCCGGGTTCGGTGTCGGTGCTGCACGACGGGGTGCGAGCGCTGCGCATCCGGTTCGCGTTGCCCCTGCGCGACGGCGAGCATGTGACCGGATTCGGCGAACGGTTCGACGCGCTCGACCACCGGGGCGCCGAACTCGACTCTGTGGTGTTCGAGCAGTACAAGAACCAGGGAGCCGAACGCAAGACGTACCTGCCGATGCCGTTCGCCCATGTCGTCGGCGGCGACGGCTGGGGATTCCACGTGCGGACCTCGCGGCGGGTGTGGTTCGACGTCGGGGCGACCGACAGTGGCACCCTCGCCGTGGAGGCCGAACTCGACGGCGAGGCCACAGAGCCCGAGGCGCTCGCGGTCGCCTTCTATGACGGGGAGCCGACCGCCGTGCTGCGGAGCTTCCTCGCCGAGACGGCCGAGCCGACCGAACTGCCCGACTGGGTGTTCCGGCTCTGGGCGAGCGGCAACGAGTGGAACACGCAGGCCGAGGTGCTGCGGCAGGCGGAGCTGCACCGGGAGCACGACATACCGGTCGGATCGGTCGTGATCGAGGCCTGGAGCGACGAGAGCACGTTCACCGCCTTCCGCGACGCGCGGGCCGCGGTCACCGCCGATGGCGGGCCTCACCGGCTGGCCGACTTCGAGTTCCCCGAGCAGGGGGCCTGGCCGGACCCGCGTGGGATGGTCGACGAGCTGCACGCCCGCGACATCCGCGTGCACCTGTGGCAGATCCCGCTCATCAAGATGCGGCCGCATCCGCGCGACCAGGTTGCGGCGGATGCCGAGGCGGCCATCCGCGAGAACGTGCTGATCCGCGAGATCGCGCCGGAAGGGAGCCTGCGGCCGTACCGCAACCGCGGCTGGTGGTTCCCGCTCGGGTTGATGCCCGACCTCACCGACGTGCGAGCCGCCCGCTGGTGGACCGACAAACGCCGCTACCTCGTGGAGGAGGTCGGCATCGACGGCTTCAAGACCGACGGCGGCGAACACGCCTGGGGCGGCGACCTCGTGTACCTCGACGGCCGGCGGGGCGACGAGAAGAACAACACATTCCCCGTGGCGTATGCGGCCGCGTACGGAGAGCTGCTCCGCTCGGCGGGCAAGGCTCCCGTGACCTTCAGCCGTGCCGGATTCACCGGTTCGCAGGCCCAGGGTGCGTTCTGGGCCGGCGACGAGAACTCGACCTGGGAGGCCTTCCGCTGGTCGATGCTCGCCGGGCTCTCGGCGGCCGCGAGCGGCATCGTCTACTGGGGTTGGGATCTCGCCGGCTTCTCGGGCGATGTCCCCACCGCCGAGCTGTACCTGCGTTCGGCCGCGGCCGCCACATTCGTGCCGATCATGCAGTACCACTCGGAGTTCAACCACCACCGCACCCCCTCACACGATCGCACGCCGTGGAACATCGCCGAACGGTCGGGCGACGAGACGGTGATCCCGATCTTCCGCCGGTTCGCTCAGCTGCGGGAGAAGCTGGTGCCCTACCTCTCGGCGCAAGCCGCGCTCACCGTCGCCACGGCGCGCCCACTGATGAGGCCGCTCTACTTCGACCACCCGGACGACCCGGCCGTATGGTCGACGCAGCCGCAGTGGATGCTCGGCGACGACATCCTGGTCGCCCCCGTGCTCGAGCCAGGCGCCGCCACCTGGCCGGTGTACCTCCCCGCCGGCGAGTGGGTCGACGCCTGGACGGGAGGGCGTCACGAGGGCGGCGCGACGCTCACGGTCGAGACCCCGCTCGACCGCATACCGGTGTTCCTGCGGCCGGCCGCCGCGGAGTCTCTTCTCGGCCTCTTCCGAGACTGA
- a CDS encoding glycoside hydrolase family 15 protein, translating to MPSTLHPAAPAAPATLAGIPRLVGAGYSLIVAQQTSEGAYPASPDFSAYAGYCWFRDGSFIADAVSAYGDERSASAFFDWCARVLTDRAEHIRWIVAETRAGRPPSGERMLPARFTFAGEDGTDEWWDFQLDGYGTWLWALGEHRDRHGVDSERWRDAVELTVDYLIASWSRPCYDWWEEHSEAVHVSTLACIAAGLDAATRGGFVTGARADAAAAASVAIADVIADRGVREGHLAKWLDVGTVDGSLASAIAPLGVVDPLSPLAAGTLDALERQLTVDGGVHRYLGDTFFGGGQWPLLSCFLGLANAAAGETSRAGELLAWAASTATDRLDLPEQVGRHLIAPGMREEWVERWGPVATPLLWSHAMLIRLAVELGVVEPLVPCAPTASRPPLLPRPTLEGPTR from the coding sequence GTGCCCTCCACCCTCCACCCCGCTGCGCCGGCCGCCCCGGCGACCCTCGCCGGCATCCCCCGACTCGTCGGGGCCGGCTACTCGCTCATCGTGGCGCAGCAGACCTCGGAAGGCGCCTACCCCGCCAGCCCCGACTTCTCCGCCTATGCCGGCTACTGCTGGTTCCGCGACGGATCGTTCATCGCCGATGCCGTCTCGGCCTACGGCGACGAACGGTCGGCGTCGGCGTTCTTCGACTGGTGCGCACGCGTGCTGACCGACCGTGCCGAGCACATCCGGTGGATCGTCGCGGAGACCCGCGCCGGTCGGCCGCCCTCGGGCGAGCGGATGCTGCCGGCGCGGTTCACCTTCGCCGGCGAGGACGGCACGGACGAGTGGTGGGACTTCCAGCTCGACGGCTACGGCACCTGGCTCTGGGCGCTCGGAGAGCACCGGGACCGTCACGGCGTGGACAGCGAGCGCTGGCGCGACGCCGTCGAGCTGACGGTCGACTACCTCATCGCCTCGTGGAGCCGCCCCTGCTACGACTGGTGGGAGGAGCACAGCGAGGCCGTGCACGTCTCCACGCTCGCCTGCATCGCCGCCGGACTCGATGCGGCGACCCGCGGCGGGTTCGTCACGGGTGCACGGGCGGATGCGGCGGCCGCGGCATCCGTTGCGATCGCCGATGTCATCGCCGACCGGGGTGTGCGCGAGGGGCACCTCGCCAAGTGGCTCGACGTCGGCACGGTCGACGGCAGTCTCGCTTCGGCGATCGCGCCGCTCGGTGTGGTCGACCCGCTCTCGCCGTTGGCCGCCGGAACGCTCGACGCGCTGGAGCGTCAACTCACCGTCGACGGCGGCGTGCACCGCTACCTCGGCGACACCTTCTTCGGCGGTGGACAGTGGCCGCTGCTCAGCTGCTTCCTCGGTCTGGCGAACGCGGCCGCCGGGGAGACCTCCCGCGCGGGCGAACTGCTCGCCTGGGCCGCATCGACGGCCACCGACCGGCTCGACCTGCCCGAGCAGGTGGGCCGGCACCTGATCGCTCCGGGGATGCGCGAGGAGTGGGTGGAGCGCTGGGGCCCGGTGGCGACACCGCTGCTCTGGAGCCATGCCATGCTCATCCGCCTCGCCGTCGAGCTCGGCGTCGTCGAGCCGCTCGTGCCGTGCGCACCGACCGCATCCCGACCCCCACTGCTTCCCCGACCCACCCTGGAAGGACCCACCCGATGA
- a CDS encoding ABC transporter substrate-binding protein has protein sequence MKKALVATLAVASLAAVGLTGCSASGGSDGGKTTITYSNFISNGGNEKNLTTIVDAFQKANPDITVKVSTTDYANYFTKLQTDLSAGTQSDVFDVDLGSYGNLQADGVLAPLDGVDAQAYRTSVLDTYKTDGKQYGLPTSFSNVVLFYNKALFDKAGVSYPTDSWTWADEEAAAKKLTDKGAGVWGDYQPITYNEYYKTVQQAGGSFLTEDGKKTAFDSTAGTTAADWLAGKSGVTMPSAADGAGTPDFDANLFKAGKLAMWHTGIWMFSTLGTLPFGWDVAVEPGDTQKASATFSNAVAVSNDSKHKEAAQKFATYLSSSKTMVDVRLKAGWELPAISDESLLKPYLTAGTPDNRKAVFDSLEHIATAPNLGTNSQKIQDDVTNALGEIAAGRAKTADTIPATAKQVDALLK, from the coding sequence ATGAAGAAAGCACTCGTCGCGACGCTTGCGGTCGCGAGCCTCGCGGCCGTCGGGCTCACCGGATGCAGTGCATCCGGTGGCTCGGACGGCGGCAAGACCACCATCACCTATTCGAACTTCATCTCGAACGGGGGGAACGAGAAGAACCTCACCACTATCGTCGACGCGTTCCAGAAGGCCAACCCCGACATCACGGTCAAGGTGTCGACGACCGACTACGCCAACTACTTCACCAAGCTGCAGACCGACCTCTCGGCCGGAACGCAGTCCGACGTCTTCGATGTCGATCTCGGCAGCTACGGCAACCTGCAGGCTGACGGCGTGCTGGCACCGCTCGACGGCGTCGACGCTCAGGCGTACCGCACGTCGGTGCTCGACACGTACAAGACCGACGGCAAGCAGTACGGTCTGCCGACCTCGTTCTCGAACGTCGTGCTCTTCTACAACAAGGCGCTCTTCGACAAGGCCGGCGTCTCCTACCCGACAGACTCCTGGACCTGGGCCGATGAGGAGGCCGCGGCGAAGAAGCTGACCGACAAGGGCGCCGGTGTCTGGGGCGACTACCAGCCGATCACCTACAACGAGTACTACAAGACGGTGCAGCAGGCCGGCGGCTCGTTCCTGACGGAGGACGGCAAGAAGACCGCCTTCGACTCCACGGCGGGCACGACGGCCGCCGATTGGCTGGCGGGCAAGAGCGGAGTGACCATGCCGTCGGCCGCCGACGGTGCGGGCACCCCCGATTTCGACGCGAACCTGTTCAAGGCGGGCAAGCTCGCGATGTGGCACACCGGCATCTGGATGTTCAGCACCCTTGGAACACTGCCGTTCGGCTGGGATGTGGCGGTCGAGCCGGGTGACACGCAGAAGGCGAGCGCCACGTTCTCCAACGCGGTCGCCGTTTCCAACGACTCCAAGCACAAGGAGGCCGCGCAGAAGTTCGCGACCTACCTGTCCAGCTCGAAGACGATGGTGGATGTGCGCCTCAAGGCCGGCTGGGAGCTCCCCGCGATCTCGGACGAGTCGCTGCTGAAGCCGTACCTCACCGCCGGAACCCCCGACAACCGCAAGGCCGTGTTCGACTCCCTCGAGCACATCGCGACCGCGCCGAACCTCGGGACCAACTCGCAGAAGATCCAGGACGACGTGACGAACGCGCTCGGTGAGATCGCGGCCGGCCGCGCCAAGACGGCCGACACGATCCCCGCGACCGCCAAGCAGGTCGACGCCCTGCTCAAGTAG
- a CDS encoding carbohydrate ABC transporter permease, with protein sequence MTISGARPAATTVGASARPARRKSRRQRLGYLLIVAVFLLPSLIPLLAFTIGPMIAAAWTSFHSWNLIGPMKWVGFDNYANLLTDPGTQQAFLHTLYYIVGYLPLVYFGGLALALALNSRIKGRAFLRGVYFLPVVTSWVVVALVWRWLLNPSVGIVNWALSLVGITGPGWWTDPAWSMPSIILASAWKDLGFVMVILLAGLQTINPDLYEAAEIDGAGWWRRLRSITLPMLSPSTFFVIVLSLINGFQVFDQVYVMTAGGPNNSSRVVVQEVYDLTFRYGQAGMASALSWLLFLVILLVTLIQFLGQKKWVNYA encoded by the coding sequence GTGACGATCTCCGGCGCGCGGCCGGCGGCCACCACGGTCGGCGCTTCCGCCCGCCCCGCGCGGCGCAAGTCGCGCAGGCAGCGACTCGGCTACCTCCTCATCGTGGCGGTCTTCCTGCTGCCGAGCCTCATCCCGTTGCTCGCGTTCACGATCGGGCCGATGATCGCGGCGGCCTGGACGAGCTTCCACTCCTGGAATCTCATCGGCCCGATGAAATGGGTCGGGTTCGACAACTATGCGAACCTGCTGACCGATCCGGGAACGCAGCAGGCGTTCCTGCACACGCTCTACTACATCGTCGGCTATCTTCCGCTCGTCTACTTCGGGGGCCTGGCGCTGGCGCTCGCGCTGAACAGCAGGATCAAAGGGCGCGCGTTCCTGCGCGGGGTGTACTTCCTCCCCGTCGTCACCAGCTGGGTCGTCGTCGCGCTGGTCTGGCGCTGGCTGCTGAACCCGAGCGTCGGAATCGTCAATTGGGCGTTGTCGCTCGTCGGGATCACCGGCCCCGGCTGGTGGACCGACCCGGCCTGGTCGATGCCCTCGATCATCCTCGCCTCGGCCTGGAAAGACCTCGGCTTCGTCATGGTGATCCTGCTCGCGGGCCTGCAGACGATCAACCCCGACCTCTATGAGGCGGCCGAGATCGATGGCGCCGGGTGGTGGCGCCGGCTTCGCAGCATCACCCTCCCGATGCTCTCTCCCTCCACATTCTTCGTGATCGTCCTCTCGCTGATCAACGGGTTCCAGGTGTTCGACCAGGTCTACGTGATGACGGCGGGAGGCCCGAACAACTCGAGCAGAGTTGTGGTGCAGGAGGTCTACGACCTGACCTTCCGCTACGGGCAGGCGGGCATGGCCTCGGCTCTCTCCTGGCTGCTGTTCCTCGTGATCCTCCTCGTGACTCTCATCCAGTTCCTCGGGCAGAAGAAGTGGGTGAACTATGCGTAA
- a CDS encoding carbohydrate ABC transporter permease produces MRNPVAKVSLYVAVILGALIMVFPFVWTIVTSISPGASLTSTPKLIPDNPSFAPYIELFERVPFGQVILNSLLIAVVSTLFQLVTSSMAAYVFARMPFRGRGAIFVLYLATMMIPFQVLIVPLFVEMKSLGLINTYAGAILPTVASAFGVFLLRQAISTVPYELDQAATLDGAGHFRVFFQIVLPLVRPALATLAVFGFLNTWNSFLWPLIILRDPLMQTLPVALSSLQGQYSTQWDVLMAGSVVSIIPMFALYVFAQKYIVQGVAGTGLK; encoded by the coding sequence ATGCGTAACCCGGTCGCGAAGGTCTCGCTCTACGTCGCCGTGATCCTCGGCGCGCTCATCATGGTGTTCCCGTTCGTCTGGACGATCGTCACCTCGATCAGCCCCGGCGCCAGCCTCACCAGCACGCCCAAGCTCATTCCGGACAACCCGTCGTTCGCGCCATACATCGAACTGTTCGAGCGGGTGCCGTTCGGGCAGGTCATCCTCAACAGCCTGCTGATCGCGGTGGTGAGCACCCTGTTCCAGCTGGTCACGAGTTCGATGGCGGCGTACGTGTTCGCCCGCATGCCGTTCCGCGGTCGCGGCGCCATCTTCGTGCTCTACCTGGCCACGATGATGATCCCGTTCCAGGTGCTGATCGTCCCGCTGTTCGTGGAGATGAAGTCGCTCGGGCTGATCAACACCTACGCCGGCGCCATCCTGCCGACCGTCGCCTCCGCCTTCGGCGTGTTCCTGCTGCGGCAGGCGATCAGCACCGTGCCCTACGAACTCGACCAGGCGGCCACGCTCGACGGCGCCGGGCACTTCCGGGTGTTCTTTCAGATCGTGCTTCCGCTCGTGCGTCCTGCGCTCGCCACGCTCGCCGTGTTCGGCTTCCTGAACACCTGGAACAGCTTCCTCTGGCCCCTGATCATCCTGCGGGATCCGCTGATGCAGACCCTGCCGGTGGCCCTCTCCAGTCTGCAAGGGCAGTACTCCACCCAATGGGACGTGCTCATGGCCGGTTCGGTCGTCAGCATCATCCCGATGTTCGCGCTCTACGTCTTCGCCCAGAAATACATCGTTCAGGGCGTCGCCGGCACCGGGCTCAAATAG